In Halanaeroarchaeum sp. HSR-CO, one DNA window encodes the following:
- the alaS gene encoding alanine--tRNA ligase, whose translation MTDLEEAYRLEYFEEEGFMRKQCSQCGAHFWTRDESRETCGEPPCDDYSFIDNPGFPEEYTLEEMREAFLSFFEDRDHERIDPYPVAANRWRDDVLLTQASIYDFQPLVTSGKTPPPANPLTISQPCIRMQDIDNVGKTGRHTMAFEMMAHHAFNAREDAPDDLAYQGEVYWKDETVELCDEFFVDMGADPEEVTYIEDPWVGGGNAGPAFEVLYRGAELATLVFMSLEQDPEGEYEMKDGNRYSPMDTYIVDTGYGLERWTWVSQGTPTVYEAIYPDTIEFLKENAGIELSEEERDLVRRSSKLAGRMDIDEAEDIAAARDNIADKLGVETEYVERLLSPLEDIYAIADHARTLAYMFGDGIVPSNVGTGYLARMVLRRTKRLVDDVGVDAPIDELVDMQADRLGYENRDTIREIVRNEVQKYEETLDRGGRRVRQIAQEHADDDRPIPRETLVELYDSHGIQPGMVEEIADEVGATVDVPDDFYSLVAQRHDTTAGGGEAEQTDERLADLPETERLFYDDQYRSEFEAVILDVFEREEGYDVVLDQTMFYPEGGGQPADRGTLSTDETTVDVRDVQREGDVILHRTDENPGKGGFVRGQIDVERRRRLMRHHTATHVVIHAARQILGDHIRQAGAQKGTHSSRIDITHFRRLDRDTIKAIERLANDIVLEDVSVQVEWPDRHEAEETFGFDLYQGGIPAGENIRLVHVGEDVQACGGTHVRHTGEIGAIKILSTERVQDGVERLTFAAGEAAIEHVQAMEDDLLDAAEAFDVSPEEVPATAERFFTEWKERGKRIEELKEELATARASGGTAGEEVEVGGTVAVVQRVDTDMDELRATANAIAEEGKIAVVGSGLDGAQFVVAVPEGSAVNAGAVVSELASRVGGGGGGPPDFAQGGGPDVDALEDALEAAPDVLRSVAEA comes from the coding sequence ATGACCGACCTGGAAGAAGCGTACCGCCTCGAGTACTTCGAGGAGGAAGGATTCATGCGCAAGCAGTGCAGCCAGTGCGGTGCGCACTTCTGGACTCGCGACGAGTCCCGGGAGACCTGCGGGGAGCCACCCTGTGACGACTACTCGTTCATCGACAATCCGGGGTTCCCCGAGGAGTACACCTTAGAAGAGATGCGCGAGGCGTTTCTCTCCTTCTTCGAAGATCGTGACCACGAGCGGATCGACCCCTACCCCGTCGCAGCGAACCGCTGGCGGGACGACGTCCTGCTCACGCAGGCGTCAATCTACGACTTTCAGCCACTGGTGACCAGCGGGAAGACGCCGCCGCCGGCGAACCCGCTGACGATCAGCCAGCCCTGCATCCGGATGCAGGACATCGACAACGTGGGCAAGACCGGGCGACACACGATGGCCTTCGAGATGATGGCTCACCACGCCTTCAACGCCCGCGAGGACGCCCCCGACGACCTCGCCTACCAGGGCGAGGTCTACTGGAAGGACGAGACCGTCGAACTCTGCGATGAGTTCTTCGTGGACATGGGTGCCGACCCCGAGGAGGTCACCTACATCGAAGACCCGTGGGTGGGCGGCGGGAACGCCGGCCCCGCCTTCGAGGTGCTCTACCGTGGCGCGGAACTCGCGACGCTCGTCTTCATGTCCCTCGAACAGGACCCAGAAGGCGAGTACGAGATGAAAGACGGCAACCGCTACAGCCCGATGGACACCTACATCGTGGACACCGGCTACGGGCTGGAGCGGTGGACGTGGGTCAGTCAAGGAACGCCCACGGTGTACGAGGCTATCTATCCCGACACCATCGAGTTCCTCAAGGAGAACGCCGGCATCGAGCTCTCCGAGGAGGAACGCGACCTGGTCCGCCGGTCCTCGAAACTCGCCGGACGCATGGACATCGACGAGGCCGAGGATATCGCCGCCGCCCGCGACAACATCGCGGACAAGCTGGGCGTCGAGACAGAGTACGTCGAGCGGCTTCTCTCACCGCTCGAGGATATCTACGCCATCGCCGACCACGCCAGGACTCTCGCGTACATGTTCGGCGACGGGATCGTCCCCTCCAACGTGGGGACCGGCTACCTCGCGCGGATGGTCCTCCGGCGTACCAAGCGCCTCGTCGACGACGTCGGCGTGGACGCCCCCATCGACGAGCTCGTCGACATGCAGGCCGATCGCCTCGGGTACGAGAACCGTGACACCATCCGCGAGATCGTTCGGAACGAGGTGCAAAAATACGAGGAGACCCTGGACCGTGGCGGTCGGCGAGTCCGCCAGATCGCCCAGGAGCACGCCGACGACGATCGGCCGATCCCGCGCGAGACGCTCGTCGAGCTGTACGACTCCCACGGCATCCAGCCGGGGATGGTCGAGGAGATCGCCGACGAGGTCGGTGCGACCGTCGACGTCCCCGACGATTTCTACAGTCTCGTGGCCCAGCGACACGACACGACGGCAGGCGGCGGCGAGGCCGAGCAGACGGACGAACGCCTGGCGGACCTCCCCGAGACCGAACGACTGTTTTACGACGATCAGTACCGCAGCGAGTTCGAAGCCGTGATCCTCGACGTCTTCGAGCGCGAGGAGGGCTACGACGTGGTGCTCGACCAGACGATGTTCTACCCCGAGGGGGGTGGCCAGCCCGCCGACCGTGGGACGCTCTCGACCGACGAGACGACCGTCGACGTCCGCGACGTCCAGCGCGAGGGTGACGTCATCCTCCACCGAACTGACGAGAACCCCGGCAAGGGCGGCTTCGTCCGGGGCCAGATCGACGTCGAGCGGCGCCGACGGCTGATGCGCCATCACACGGCCACCCACGTGGTCATCCACGCTGCCCGGCAGATCCTCGGCGATCACATCCGGCAGGCGGGCGCCCAGAAGGGGACCCACTCCTCGCGCATCGACATCACCCACTTCCGGCGCCTCGACCGCGACACGATCAAGGCGATCGAGCGACTGGCGAACGACATCGTCCTCGAGGACGTGAGCGTCCAGGTCGAATGGCCCGACCGCCACGAGGCCGAAGAGACGTTCGGGTTCGACCTCTACCAGGGTGGCATTCCGGCCGGCGAGAACATCCGCCTCGTCCACGTCGGCGAGGACGTCCAGGCCTGTGGCGGGACGCACGTTCGGCACACGGGCGAGATCGGGGCGATCAAGATCCTCTCGACCGAGCGGGTGCAGGACGGCGTCGAACGGCTCACCTTCGCCGCCGGCGAAGCGGCCATCGAGCACGTCCAGGCGATGGAGGACGACCTGCTCGACGCGGCCGAGGCCTTCGACGTCTCGCCGGAGGAGGTCCCGGCCACTGCAGAGCGCTTTTTCACCGAGTGGAAAGAACGCGGCAAACGCATCGAGGAACTCAAAGAGGAACTCGCGACGGCGCGAGCCAGCGGCGGAACGGCGGGCGAGGAGGTCGAAGTCGGGGGCACGGTCGCCGTCGTCCAGCGCGTCGACACCGACATGGACGAACTCCGGGCGACCGCGAACGCCATCGCCGAGGAGGGCAAGATCGCGGTCGTCGGAAGCGGTCTGGACGGGGCCCAGTTCGTCGTCGCCGTCCCCGAGGGCAGCGCGGTCAACGCCGGCGCTGTCGTAAGCGAACTGGCCAGTCGCGTCGGCGGCGGTGGCGGCGGCCCGCCCGACTTCGCCCAGGGTGGCGGGCCGGACGTCGACGCTCTCGAGGACGCCCTCGAAGCGGCACCAGACGTCCTCCGGAGCGTCGCCGAGGCCTGA
- a CDS encoding type 1 glutamine amidotransferase — MPRARLALLNAARDPEQPRRNFRRELAADLVEFHVGGGELPEDPAVDGVVVTGSQASVYWDEPWIDETVDWVREAVDRGLPTLGVCFGHQLVARALGGEVSDMGEYELGYREIRHDGDPLFDGLDERFTAFTTHSDTVESLPPGASVVAENDFGVQAFRTDLAVGVQFHPEYDRSTAERVTKRKDLPQERIDAVLADITDESVARAAPAAVVFENFLGEFVR, encoded by the coding sequence ATGCCCCGCGCTCGTCTCGCACTGTTGAACGCCGCCCGCGACCCCGAGCAACCGCGACGGAACTTCCGCCGCGAACTGGCCGCCGACCTCGTCGAGTTCCACGTCGGCGGTGGGGAGCTGCCCGAAGACCCCGCCGTCGACGGCGTTGTCGTCACCGGGTCCCAGGCCTCGGTCTACTGGGACGAACCGTGGATCGATGAGACCGTCGACTGGGTGCGCGAGGCGGTCGACCGGGGCCTCCCGACGCTCGGGGTCTGTTTCGGCCACCAGCTGGTCGCGAGGGCGCTCGGCGGGGAGGTGAGCGACATGGGCGAGTACGAACTCGGGTATCGGGAGATACGCCACGATGGCGATCCCCTGTTCGACGGACTGGACGAGCGGTTCACCGCCTTCACGACCCACTCCGATACCGTCGAGTCGCTCCCGCCAGGGGCGAGCGTCGTCGCCGAGAACGATTTCGGCGTCCAGGCGTTCCGGACAGATCTGGCCGTCGGCGTGCAGTTCCACCCCGAGTACGACCGGTCGACCGCCGAGCGGGTGACGAAACGCAAAGACCTCCCCCAGGAGCGCATCGACGCCGTGCTCGCCGACATCACCGACGAATCGGTCGCCCGCGCGGCCCCCGCAGCGGTCGTCTTCGAGAACTTCCTCGGCGAGTTCGTCCGGTGA
- a CDS encoding APC family permease — MPSETDDGLLKTLSVRDTLVLGFGAMIGWGWIILSGTWIDLGGPLGTIVAFVIGGLMVGLIALLYAELASAMPLVGGEHVYSLRALGPIGAFVTTWAIIFGHVSVAAFEAVALPSAVSFLLPGFDVMQLWSVAGQPVYATWVLTGVLGTAVITYLNYRGIRPAAQFQFIMTVVIALAGAVLVAGAVGRGAPSPDPAFTAGTAGIFAVVLQTPFMFVGFNVIPQSAEETNIPARSLGIVIVLSVLMAMIFYIAVIWGASRALSGAQLVDSTLPAAAAMAELFDSRTIGQLMALAGVAGILTSWNAFLIGGSRAIFALAQSGMLPRSLAKIHPEYNTPSNAIVLVGTLSALAPLFGETMLTWIVNAGGLGIVTAWLMVAISFLVLRRREPTLDRPYEVPAGRVVGVAGLLLAAFFVYLYLPGGQSALAWPYEWAIVFLWVALGVVLLSVSEGYDEERVEVAKRKLNELEDSA, encoded by the coding sequence ATGCCATCGGAAACTGACGACGGATTACTCAAGACGCTCTCCGTCCGGGATACGCTCGTTCTCGGCTTCGGAGCGATGATCGGTTGGGGGTGGATCATTCTCTCGGGGACGTGGATAGATCTCGGCGGTCCGCTCGGGACCATCGTCGCCTTCGTAATCGGTGGTCTGATGGTCGGATTGATCGCCCTACTCTACGCAGAACTCGCCTCCGCGATGCCGCTCGTGGGGGGAGAACACGTCTACAGTCTCCGAGCACTCGGCCCGATCGGGGCGTTCGTGACCACGTGGGCGATAATCTTCGGGCACGTCTCGGTCGCCGCATTCGAAGCGGTCGCACTGCCATCTGCGGTCTCTTTTCTCCTCCCGGGCTTCGACGTGATGCAACTGTGGTCCGTTGCCGGTCAGCCAGTTTATGCCACCTGGGTACTCACCGGCGTTCTCGGGACCGCGGTCATCACGTATCTGAACTACCGTGGGATTCGACCGGCGGCGCAGTTTCAGTTCATCATGACCGTCGTCATCGCTCTCGCGGGTGCCGTTCTGGTCGCTGGAGCGGTAGGGAGAGGGGCCCCGTCGCCCGACCCCGCATTCACTGCCGGAACGGCGGGTATTTTCGCGGTCGTCTTACAGACGCCGTTCATGTTCGTGGGTTTCAACGTCATCCCGCAATCCGCCGAAGAGACGAACATTCCCGCGAGGTCCCTGGGGATCGTGATCGTCTTGTCGGTCCTCATGGCGATGATATTTTACATCGCGGTCATCTGGGGGGCGAGTCGAGCCCTCTCGGGTGCGCAACTCGTCGACTCGACGCTTCCAGCCGCGGCGGCGATGGCCGAACTATTCGATAGCCGTACGATCGGCCAGTTGATGGCGCTGGCAGGGGTCGCTGGCATTCTCACGAGCTGGAACGCCTTTCTCATCGGCGGTAGTCGGGCAATCTTTGCACTTGCACAGAGCGGGATGCTCCCGCGGTCGCTCGCGAAAATCCACCCCGAGTACAATACCCCGAGCAACGCCATCGTCCTCGTTGGCACGCTGTCGGCTCTCGCACCGCTCTTCGGCGAGACTATGCTGACGTGGATCGTGAACGCTGGTGGACTCGGTATCGTGACGGCCTGGCTGATGGTCGCTATTTCCTTCCTGGTCCTCCGTCGACGTGAACCGACGTTGGATCGGCCCTACGAGGTCCCGGCTGGGCGAGTGGTCGGCGTTGCTGGCCTCTTGCTCGCTGCCTTCTTCGTGTACCTGTACCTTCCGGGCGGCCAGTCGGCTCTCGCCTGGCCCTACGAGTGGGCGATCGTTTTCCTCTGGGTCGCCCTCGGCGTGGTCCTCCTCTCCGTCTCCGAGGGGTACGACGAAGAGAGGGTGGAAGTGGCAAAGCGAAAACTCAACGAGCTCGAAGATTCGGCGTGA
- a CDS encoding Lrp/AsnC family transcriptional regulator: protein MSEKSEVDLDDKDLNILAAIGRLKTSNSQKIHEATGIPNSTVHYRIQQLRETGVLKNDLFELDLEKVGLPVTVITEVFAVFGEDYHRTIGERLGQIESVNQVYFTMGDTDFVLISHHHDRASVTQFVEDLERVEGIERTSSKFVIEPVKYAGFPIGDYSFQTLQDTLSDTE, encoded by the coding sequence ATGTCCGAGAAATCCGAGGTGGACCTCGACGACAAAGACCTCAATATACTCGCAGCGATCGGTCGTCTCAAGACGTCGAACTCCCAGAAGATTCACGAAGCGACGGGGATCCCGAACTCCACGGTCCACTATCGGATTCAACAGTTACGGGAGACGGGCGTCCTCAAGAACGACCTGTTCGAACTGGACCTCGAGAAGGTCGGTCTCCCGGTCACCGTCATCACAGAAGTCTTCGCGGTGTTCGGTGAGGACTACCACCGAACCATCGGCGAGCGACTGGGGCAAATCGAGAGTGTAAATCAGGTGTATTTCACGATGGGCGATACCGATTTCGTCCTCATCTCTCATCACCACGATAGAGCGTCCGTGACCCAGTTCGTCGAGGACCTAGAGCGAGTGGAGGGCATCGAACGGACGAGTTCGAAGTTCGTGATCGAGCCGGTGAAGTACGCGGGGTTTCCGATCGGAGACTACTCTTTCCAGACGCTGCAGGACACGCTATCCGACACCGAATAG
- a CDS encoding acyl-CoA dehydrogenase family protein gives MLNYLDLDADLTEEERMIRDTAREFVQEEVCPDIAEHYIEGTFPTDIIPEMGELGFYGPNLEGYGMLGIGEKAYGLLMAELEACDSGLRSMASVQGALVMYPIHAYGSEEQKEEWLPKLAAGEAVGCFGLTEPNHGSNPGGMETHAEKDGDEYVLNGSKTWITNSPISDVAVVWARDRSEDDDPIRGFIVETDRDGVSTNKIDEKLSLRASITGEIALSDVRIPEENRLPGVEGLKGPLSCLTQARYGIAWGVIGAAKDSFETALEYTSEREQFGQPIAGFQLQQGKLAEMATQISLAELLAHRLADLKERGDLTPQQVSMAKRNNVRMARDQSRIAREMLGGNGITADYSPMRHMANMETVYTYEGTHDIHSLILGQDLTGIPAFE, from the coding sequence ATGTTAAACTACCTCGACCTCGACGCCGACCTCACCGAAGAAGAGCGGATGATCCGCGACACCGCCCGCGAATTCGTCCAAGAAGAGGTCTGTCCCGACATCGCCGAACATTACATCGAGGGCACCTTCCCGACCGACATCATCCCCGAGATGGGCGAGCTCGGCTTCTATGGGCCGAATCTCGAGGGCTACGGCATGCTCGGCATCGGCGAGAAGGCCTACGGCCTCCTCATGGCCGAACTCGAGGCCTGTGACTCCGGGCTCCGCTCGATGGCCAGCGTCCAGGGCGCGCTCGTCATGTATCCGATTCACGCCTACGGCAGCGAGGAACAGAAAGAGGAATGGCTGCCCAAACTCGCCGCCGGCGAGGCCGTCGGCTGTTTCGGGCTCACCGAGCCGAACCACGGCTCCAACCCCGGTGGCATGGAGACGCACGCCGAGAAGGACGGCGACGAGTACGTCCTCAACGGCTCCAAGACCTGGATCACCAACTCACCCATCTCCGACGTCGCCGTCGTCTGGGCCCGTGACCGCTCCGAAGACGACGACCCCATCCGCGGATTCATCGTCGAGACCGACCGCGACGGCGTAAGCACCAACAAGATCGACGAGAAACTCTCGCTGCGTGCCTCCATCACCGGCGAGATCGCGCTCAGCGACGTCCGCATCCCCGAGGAGAATCGGCTGCCAGGGGTCGAGGGGCTCAAGGGGCCGCTATCCTGTCTCACGCAGGCGCGGTATGGCATCGCCTGGGGCGTCATCGGCGCCGCAAAGGATTCCTTCGAGACCGCCCTGGAGTACACCTCCGAGCGCGAGCAGTTCGGACAGCCCATCGCCGGCTTCCAGCTCCAGCAGGGGAAACTCGCCGAGATGGCGACCCAGATCTCGCTCGCCGAACTCCTCGCCCACCGCCTCGCCGACCTCAAAGAGCGCGGGGACCTCACACCACAGCAGGTCTCCATGGCCAAGCGCAACAACGTCCGCATGGCCCGCGATCAATCCCGCATCGCCCGCGAGATGCTCGGCGGGAACGGCATCACCGCCGATTACTCGCCCATGCGCCACATGGCCAACATGGAGACCGTCTACACCTACGAGGGCACCCACGACATCCACTCGCTCATCCTCGGCCAGGATCTGACCGGCATCCCTGCCTTCGAATGA
- a CDS encoding CaiB/BaiF CoA-transferase family protein: MTGEAEHPAGDTGPLDGITVLDASRVLVGPFMTMQLGDLGADVIKIERPGSGDQTRAWHPPRYGDAEESAYYMSVNRNKRSVTLDLSTDEGKTVFRDLAREADVLVENFRVGTMEKWGLGYQALSEDNPGLVYVGLSGYGEWGPDTDRPAYDIMMQAEGGLMSITGIEDGPPVRVGVAIADIGAGMYAAQATLAALFERELGDGTGQKVDVSLLDGQVAWMSYMASNYFATGESPGRMGSKHPTIAPYQAFETEDGYVVVAVGSENIWPRFCRAIDREDLVDDDRFATNADRVENREDLDPLLAEELRSVETEALLSRLDDHDVPASDVKNMEQIFSNPQVLARGMRESVPHPTAGEVEMAGSPMHFSRTPTEIWGHPPLLGEHTDEVLAELGYDAETVDDLYDTGVLGDRPDEN, translated from the coding sequence ATGACCGGGGAAGCCGAACATCCAGCGGGCGACACCGGCCCACTGGACGGCATCACCGTCCTCGACGCCAGCCGCGTGCTCGTCGGGCCGTTCATGACGATGCAACTCGGCGACCTCGGCGCGGACGTCATCAAGATCGAACGGCCGGGCTCCGGCGATCAGACCCGTGCCTGGCACCCGCCCCGGTACGGCGACGCCGAAGAGAGCGCCTACTACATGAGCGTCAACCGGAACAAACGCTCGGTCACCCTCGACCTCTCGACCGACGAGGGGAAGACCGTCTTCCGCGATTTGGCGAGGGAGGCCGACGTGCTCGTCGAGAACTTCCGGGTCGGCACCATGGAGAAGTGGGGGCTGGGCTACCAGGCCCTCAGCGAGGACAACCCCGGTCTCGTCTACGTGGGCCTCTCCGGCTACGGCGAGTGGGGGCCGGACACCGACCGACCGGCCTACGACATCATGATGCAGGCCGAGGGCGGCCTGATGTCGATTACGGGTATCGAGGACGGGCCACCAGTACGGGTCGGCGTCGCCATCGCCGACATCGGCGCGGGGATGTACGCCGCCCAGGCGACCCTGGCGGCGCTGTTCGAACGCGAACTCGGCGACGGCACCGGCCAGAAGGTCGACGTGAGCCTCCTCGACGGACAGGTCGCCTGGATGTCCTACATGGCCTCGAACTACTTCGCGACGGGCGAGAGCCCCGGTCGGATGGGCAGCAAGCACCCGACCATCGCCCCCTACCAGGCCTTCGAGACCGAGGACGGCTACGTCGTCGTTGCCGTCGGGTCCGAGAACATCTGGCCGCGGTTCTGTCGCGCCATCGACCGCGAGGACCTCGTCGACGACGACCGCTTCGCGACGAACGCGGACCGCGTCGAGAACCGGGAGGACCTCGATCCGCTGCTCGCCGAGGAACTCCGCTCCGTCGAGACCGAAGCCCTGCTCTCCCGCCTCGACGACCACGACGTCCCCGCGAGCGACGTGAAGAACATGGAGCAGATCTTCTCGAACCCGCAGGTGCTGGCCCGCGGGATGCGCGAGTCCGTCCCCCACCCGACGGCGGGGGAGGTCGAGATGGCGGGGAGCCCGATGCACTTCTCCCGGACGCCGACCGAGATATGGGGCCACCCGCCGCTGCTCGGCGAACACACCGACGAGGTCCTCGCCGAACTCGGATACGACGCCGAGACCGTCGACGACCTCTACGATACGGGCGTGCTCGGCGACCGCCCCGACGAGAACTGA
- a CDS encoding acetyl-CoA hydrolase/transferase C-terminal domain-containing protein, with product MTGSRSIPDPVEERLYGSLPTTTAAEAAETIGEKDTVLTSGFGSVGYPKAVPLALAASDRDRSLTLVHSGKVGDEIDVDLVESGSIERRFTYQSSSVARRASNDRSLAFSDRHASAIADEVEYGGLVDPDVAVVEAVAVGEGWFVPSTSLGQTPALVDAAPELIVEVNHAQPLELQAIHDVYRPGRPPNRESIPIDRAGDRIGESVVRFDPDSLRAVVETDRPDSTYTFREPTSVDRTIAANLRDFLASEMARSPAFDEALHLQFGVGSLGNALMTEIQGLDIGDRRLAYFGEVIQDGLFDMLDAGQLSAASATSLALTEDGQRRLFADVERYAEDVVLRPADVSNHAGLIDRFGVVGVSSAVEVDIYGNVNSTHVGGSRMINGIGGSGDFFRNSLVSVVALPSKLSGKDVSRVVPMTFHVDHTEHDVDVFVTEQGVADLRGLSPVERAELIVKECAHPEYRPALEEYLAEVKTGHGHIPLDVERAAEWQPRGALD from the coding sequence ATGACCGGTTCGCGGTCGATACCCGACCCCGTCGAGGAGCGTCTGTACGGGTCCCTCCCCACGACCACCGCGGCGGAGGCGGCGGAGACCATCGGCGAGAAGGACACCGTCCTCACGAGTGGCTTCGGTAGCGTCGGCTATCCGAAAGCCGTCCCACTCGCGCTGGCCGCCTCGGACCGCGACCGCTCGCTCACGCTGGTCCATAGCGGGAAGGTCGGCGACGAGATCGACGTCGACCTCGTCGAGTCCGGGAGCATCGAACGCCGGTTCACCTACCAGTCCTCGTCGGTCGCCCGTCGGGCGAGCAACGACCGATCGCTCGCGTTCAGCGACCGCCACGCCTCCGCCATCGCCGACGAGGTGGAGTACGGCGGGCTGGTCGACCCGGACGTGGCCGTGGTCGAGGCGGTCGCCGTCGGCGAGGGGTGGTTCGTCCCCTCGACCTCGCTCGGGCAGACGCCGGCGCTCGTCGACGCTGCCCCGGAACTGATCGTCGAGGTCAACCACGCCCAGCCACTCGAACTGCAGGCCATCCACGACGTCTACCGGCCCGGACGGCCACCGAACCGGGAGTCCATCCCCATCGACCGAGCGGGGGACCGCATCGGCGAATCGGTCGTTCGATTCGATCCGGACTCCCTCCGTGCGGTCGTCGAAACGGACCGTCCCGACTCGACGTACACGTTCCGAGAGCCGACGTCGGTCGACCGGACCATCGCCGCGAATCTCCGGGACTTCCTCGCGAGTGAGATGGCGCGCTCGCCGGCCTTCGATGAGGCGCTGCACCTCCAGTTCGGGGTGGGATCGCTCGGCAACGCCCTCATGACCGAGATACAGGGCCTGGACATCGGCGACCGCCGGCTGGCGTACTTCGGCGAGGTCATCCAGGACGGTTTATTCGACATGCTCGACGCCGGGCAGTTGAGCGCGGCGAGTGCCACCTCGCTGGCGCTGACCGAGGACGGCCAGCGCCGGCTGTTCGCGGACGTCGAACGCTACGCCGAGGACGTGGTCCTCCGGCCCGCCGACGTCTCCAACCACGCCGGCCTCATCGACCGCTTTGGCGTCGTCGGCGTCAGCAGCGCCGTCGAGGTCGACATCTACGGCAACGTGAACTCGACCCACGTCGGCGGGTCGCGGATGATCAACGGCATCGGCGGGTCGGGGGACTTCTTCCGCAACTCGCTCGTGAGTGTCGTCGCGCTCCCCTCGAAGCTCTCCGGCAAGGACGTCTCCCGGGTCGTCCCGATGACCTTCCACGTCGATCACACCGAACACGACGTCGACGTCTTCGTCACCGAGCAGGGCGTCGCCGACCTGCGCGGTCTCTCGCCGGTCGAACGTGCCGAACTGATCGTAAAAGAGTGCGCCCATCCCGAGTACCGACCGGCGCTCGAGGAGTACCTGGCCGAGGTAAAGACAGGCCACGGGCACATCCCCCTGGACGTGGAGCGAGCGGCCGAGTGGCAGCCCAGAGGCGCCCTCGACTAG